One Equus caballus isolate H_3958 breed thoroughbred chromosome 17, TB-T2T, whole genome shotgun sequence DNA window includes the following coding sequences:
- the LOC138918441 gene encoding olfactory receptor 5D18-like, whose translation MLLLERNKSGATFTLLGFSDYPELQIPLYLIFLAIYRVTVVGNIGMIVIIKINPKLHTPMYFFLSHLSFVDFCYSSIIAPKTLVNLVVEDRTISFIGCLAQLFFFCIFVITESFLLAVMAYHHFVAICNPLLYTVAMSQKLCVMPVVGSYAWGVTCCLILTCSAIKLSFQGFNTINHFFCEFSSLLSISCSDTYLNQLLLFVFATFNDVSTLLIIFMSYVFIIVIILKMHSASGSCKAFSNCASHLTTITIFHSTILFLYCVPNSQNSRHTVKMASVFYTVVIPMLMPLIYSLRNKDVKDTVSKIMDTKIFSY comes from the coding sequence ATGTTACTATTGGAGAGAAACAAAAGTGGGGCCACATTCACTCTCTTGGGCTTCTCAGATTACCCAGAACTGCAAATCCCCCTCTACTTGATTTTTCTGGCCATCTACAGGGTCACTGTTGTAGGAAATATTGGGATGATTGTAATAATCAAAATTAACCCCAAActgcacacccccatgtactttttcctcagccacCTCTCATTTGTGGATTTTTGCTATTCTTCCATCATTGCTCCCAAGACCCTGGTGAACCTAGTTGTAGAAGACAGAACCATTTCATTCATAGGATGTTTagcacaattatttttcttttgtatctttgtCATAACTGAATCCTTTTTATTAGCTGTGATGGCCTATCATCACTTTGTGGCCATTTGCAACCCTCTGCTCTACACAGTTGCCATGTCCCAGAAACTCTGTGTCATGCCAGTTGTTGGATCATATGCATGGGGAGTAACATGTTGCCTGATACTCACATGTTCTGctataaaattatcatttcagGGTTTCAACACAATCAATCACTTCTTCTGTGAGTTCTCCTCATTGCTGTCCATCTCTTGCTCTGACACTTATCTCAACCAGTTGCTGCTTTTCGTTTTTGCCACCTTTAATGATGTCAGCACATTACTCATCATTTTCATGTCTTACGTatttatcattgtcatcatcctCAAGATGCACTCAGCCAGTGGGAGCTGCAAAGCGTTTTCCAACTGTGCCTCCCACCtgaccaccatcaccatcttccacagcaccatcctcttcctctattgtgtGCCCAATTCCCAAAATTCCAGGCACACAGTCAAAATGGCCTCCGTGTTTTACACAGTGGTGATCCCCATGTTGATGCCTCTGATCTACAGTCTGAGAAATAAGGATGTCAAGGATACAGTCAGCAAAATAATGGACACtaaaatcttttcttattga